The Coriobacteriia bacterium genomic interval GGGGACAAAGTCCACGGTGTATTCGGAGCCACGGTAGATCTCAGTGTGCCCCTTCTGGCGACCGTATCCGCGCACGTCGCTCACGGTCATGCCCTGCACGCCAAGCGCGTTGATGGCTTCCTTCACGTCATCGAGCTTGTGCGGCTTGATGATCGCCTCGATCTTCTTCACGAGTCGCTCCTTTGCCTATCGGCCAACTGTGCCGATCGTGTCCCGCGCGGCTGTGCCGCTCCAGCGTACCTGAAGTGAGCCGAGACTAGTCGAGTATGTAGCCCTCTTCGGAGTGTTCGCCGAGGTCCAGGCCGCGAATCTCGGTCTCCTCGTCGACACGAAGTCCGACGACGGCGTCCGTGAGTTTCAGGATGACGAATGACACTCCGAACGAGAAGAGGCCGGCTGCGAGAACGGCGATGAGCTGGATGAGGACCTGCGAGGGATTGCCGTAGAGCAGGCCCTCGTGGCCCTTGATACCAGCGTTGACTGCCGAGGTCGCGAACACGCCGGTGAGGATGGCGCCGGTCGTGCCGCCCACGCCGTGGACACCCACCACGTCCAGCGCGTCGTCGAACTTGAACTTCGCCTTGAGGAACAGGCCGAAGTAGCACACGATTCCCGCGATGGCGCCCATCGTGATGGCCGCCCAGGGCTCCACGAAACCCGCGGCGGGAGTGATGCAGACGAGTCCTGCGACAGCGCCGGACGCCGCGCCGAGAACCGTTGGTTTGCCGGCGTGCAGCGCCTCAACGATGACCCACGTGATGAGAGCCGTGGCCGCGGCGAGATGCGTGTTGAGGAACGCCGAGCCAGCCAGGCCGTTGGCCGCGAGTGCGGAGCCCGCGTTGAAGCCGAACCAGCCGAACCACAGGATGCCGGCGCCCAGCACCGTGAGCGGCAGGTTGTGCGGGTGAAACGCTTCCTTGCCCCAGCCCTTGCGCTTGCCGAGCACGATGACGGCGGCCAGCGCAGCAGCGGCCGAGGAGATATGGACGACGGTTCCGCCAGCGAAGTCCAGGGCGCCCATCTTGAAGAGCCAGCCATTGGGCTGCCATACCCAGTGAGCGAGCGGGCTGTAGACGAAGATCGCCCAAAGCACGGTGAACATCACGTAGGCCTTAAACTTCATCCGCTCGGCGACCGCGCCGGTGATGAGTGCGACCGTGATAATCGCGAACATGCCTTGGTACATCGCGTAGACCGTGTGAGGAATGGTCGCCGCGAGGGGAGCGAGCTGGTTGGAGATGCCGTTGAGCCCGACGTAGTTGAAGCCGCCGATGAACGGCGCGAGCGCTCCGCTACCGTCCGAGAAC includes:
- a CDS encoding P-II family nitrogen regulator, giving the protein MKKIEAIIKPHKLDDVKEAINALGVQGMTVSDVRGYGRQKGHTEIYRGSEYTVDFVPKVKIELVVDDAISEKVEDAILEAARTEKIGDGKIFVTDVESAVRIRTGERGPEAL
- a CDS encoding ammonium transporter; the encoded protein is MQGLNSGDTAWMLVSAAMVLFMTPGLAAFYSGMVRRKNVLSTTMQSVFAMGTVSIIWALFGYSLAFSDGSGALAPFIGGFNYVGLNGISNQLAPLAATIPHTVYAMYQGMFAIITVALITGAVAERMKFKAYVMFTVLWAIFVYSPLAHWVWQPNGWLFKMGALDFAGGTVVHISSAAAALAAVIVLGKRKGWGKEAFHPHNLPLTVLGAGILWFGWFGFNAGSALAANGLAGSAFLNTHLAAATALITWVIVEALHAGKPTVLGAASGAVAGLVCITPAAGFVEPWAAITMGAIAGIVCYFGLFLKAKFKFDDALDVVGVHGVGGTTGAILTGVFATSAVNAGIKGHEGLLYGNPSQVLIQLIAVLAAGLFSFGVSFVILKLTDAVVGLRVDEETEIRGLDLGEHSEEGYILD